In one Nodosilinea sp. FACHB-141 genomic region, the following are encoded:
- a CDS encoding DNA-directed RNA polymerase subunit gamma — MAKLEQRFDYVKIGLASPERIRQWGERTLPNGQIVGEVTKPETINYRTLKPEMDGLFCERIFGPAKDWECHCGKYKRVRHRGIVCERCGVEVTESRVRRHRMGYIKLAAPVAHVWYLKGIPSYIAILLDMPLRDVEQIVYFNAYVVLDAGNAENLSYKQLLTEDQWIEIEDQLYDEETELAGVEVGIGAEALQRLLEDLELEATAEKLREDIANSKGQKRAKLIKRLRVIDNFIATGSKTEWMVLDVIPVIPPDLRPMVQLDGGRFATSDLNDLYRRVINRNNRLARLQEILAPEIIVRNEKRMLQEAVDALIDNGRRGRTVVGANNRPLKSLSDIIEGKQGRFRQNLLGKRVDYSGRSVIVVGPKLQIHQCGLPREMAIELFQPFVIHRLIRQGLVNNIKAAKKLIQHNDPSVWDVLEEVIESHPVMLNRAPTLHRLGIQAFEPILVEGRAIQLHPLVCPAFNADFDGDQMAVHVPLSLEAQSEARLLMLASNNVLSPATGQPIITPSQDMVLGCYYLTAENPDAVKGEGHYFGSMEDAIMAFEQGVVDLHSKVWLRFDGEVESDQPKNTSPERMESEDGSITEIYPDRRVRLDSEGKLISQYIKTTAGRIIYNKAVLDAIAG; from the coding sequence ATGGCCAAGCTAGAACAACGGTTTGACTACGTCAAAATTGGATTAGCCTCCCCAGAACGCATTCGCCAGTGGGGGGAACGCACCCTGCCCAACGGGCAAATCGTAGGGGAAGTAACCAAACCTGAAACCATTAACTACCGTACTCTCAAGCCCGAAATGGACGGGCTGTTCTGTGAGCGCATCTTTGGCCCCGCCAAGGATTGGGAATGCCACTGTGGTAAGTACAAGCGTGTGCGCCATCGCGGCATTGTGTGTGAGCGCTGCGGGGTAGAGGTAACCGAATCGCGGGTGCGTCGTCACCGCATGGGCTACATCAAGCTGGCTGCTCCAGTGGCCCACGTGTGGTACTTAAAGGGCATTCCCAGCTATATCGCCATTCTGCTCGATATGCCGCTGCGGGACGTGGAGCAGATTGTCTACTTCAACGCCTACGTGGTGCTGGATGCGGGTAATGCCGAGAATCTCAGCTATAAGCAGCTGCTGACGGAAGACCAGTGGATTGAAATTGAGGACCAGCTCTACGACGAAGAGACTGAGCTAGCAGGGGTAGAGGTCGGCATTGGTGCTGAAGCTCTCCAGCGGCTGCTAGAGGATTTGGAGCTAGAAGCCACGGCGGAAAAGCTGCGGGAAGACATCGCCAACTCTAAGGGCCAGAAGCGGGCCAAGCTGATCAAGCGTCTGCGGGTGATCGATAACTTCATCGCTACAGGCTCTAAGACCGAGTGGATGGTGCTGGACGTAATTCCGGTGATTCCGCCCGACTTAAGGCCTATGGTGCAGCTGGACGGCGGCCGTTTTGCGACCTCTGACCTGAACGATCTCTATCGTCGGGTGATCAACCGCAACAACCGACTGGCTCGCCTTCAGGAGATTTTGGCTCCTGAAATCATCGTCCGTAACGAAAAGCGGATGTTGCAAGAGGCGGTAGATGCGCTGATCGACAACGGTCGCCGGGGTCGCACCGTAGTGGGGGCCAACAATCGCCCGCTGAAGTCGCTCTCCGACATCATTGAGGGTAAGCAGGGACGCTTCCGACAGAACCTGTTGGGTAAGCGGGTTGACTACTCTGGCCGTTCTGTCATTGTGGTCGGGCCTAAGCTGCAGATTCACCAGTGCGGTTTGCCTCGGGAGATGGCGATCGAACTGTTTCAGCCCTTTGTGATCCACCGGTTGATTCGCCAGGGACTGGTCAACAACATCAAGGCGGCGAAGAAGCTGATTCAGCACAACGACCCCAGTGTATGGGACGTGCTGGAAGAGGTGATTGAGAGCCACCCAGTCATGTTAAACCGGGCACCGACCCTACACCGTCTAGGCATTCAGGCCTTTGAACCCATCCTAGTAGAAGGGCGAGCGATTCAGCTGCACCCGTTGGTGTGTCCGGCCTTTAACGCTGACTTTGACGGTGACCAGATGGCCGTGCACGTACCGCTGTCCCTTGAGGCGCAGTCGGAGGCGCGTCTGCTGATGCTGGCTTCGAACAATGTGCTGTCGCCTGCTACTGGCCAGCCGATTATTACCCCGTCCCAGGACATGGTATTGGGCTGCTACTACCTAACAGCGGAGAACCCCGACGCCGTCAAAGGCGAGGGCCACTACTTTGGCAGTATGGAAGACGCCATCATGGCCTTCGAGCAGGGCGTGGTCGATCTTCACTCTAAGGTTTGGCTGCGGTTTGACGGCGAAGTGGAGTCTGACCAGCCTAAGAACACGTCTCCAGAGCGGATGGAATCTGAGGATGGCAGCATCACCGAAATTTACCCCGATCGCCGGGTGCGACTAGACAGCGAAGGCAAGCTGATCTCCCAGTACATCAAGACCACAGCGGGCCGCATTATCTACAACAAGGCGGTGCTCGACGCGATCGCAGGCTAG
- a CDS encoding DNA-directed RNA polymerase subunit beta' — MAEQGAPQTSLTFRNRIIDKKQLKKLISWSFTHYGTARTSQMADRIKDLGFKYATRAGVSISVEDLQVPQEKKGMLAAAEEDIRITEERYTRGEITEVERLTKVIDTWNDTSEELKDQVVKNFKENNPLNSVYMMAFSGARGNISQVRQLVGMRGLMANPQGEIIDLPIKTNFREGLTVTEYVISSYGARKGLVDTALRTADSGYLTRRLVDVSQDVIIREHDCGTTRGIPLRSMTDGERVLIPLENRLLGRVVAEDVPHPKTGEVLLEKDHPVSPETAEMLAEAGVEGVVVRSPLTCEATRSVCRLCYGWSLAHSEMVDLGEAVGIIAAQSIGEPGTQMTMRTFHTGGTFTGEVAPRIRASKDGTVKLPKNLKTRAFRTRYGEDALMIESNADVVIEGSGKNKSESLPQGTILFVDDGETVQKDQLLAELPSAGRTRKVTEKATKDVTSDLAGEVKFAGLVQEEKTDRQGNTTRLAQRGGLLWVLAGDVYNLPPSAEPVVRNGDYVNADDTLAETKLTTERGGLVRLPEADDEKGTREVEIITASVMLDQAHVRKEQGQGREHYFIETAHGQRFSLIATPGAKVTSGQVIAELEDDRFHTQTGGIVKFAGVDVAKKGKGKQGYEVVQGGTLLWIPEEAHEVNKDISLLMVEDGQYLEAGTEVVKDIFCQNSGVVEVTQKNDILREILVKPGDIHMVDAPEDVMDRDGTLVNAGEEVMPGLVADALRYIEYVETPDGPALLLRPVEEYVVPNEPAVPSQDSAADAAGSIKLRAIQRIPFKDGERVKSVVGVELLRTQLVLDIEDESPHVVADIELVPDDSDADLMRLQMVVLETQVIRRDVVADQTQGSTVTRLLVEDGQQIEPGAVVARTEIRCKEAGEVRGIREGQEAVRRVLVVRESDRMKVDLQGKQPTVKVGDLVVADTELAPGLTHEESGQVTAIDDGQISLRLARPYRVSTGAVLHIEDGDLVQRGDNLVLLVFERAKTGDIIQGLPRIEELLEARKPKEACVLSERPGNAQVVYSDDETVEVKIIEDDGVVTEYPISPGQNVIVSDGQRVSTAEHLTDGPANPHQILEVFFKYNLSLGMGIHDAALGALQEVQSFLVNEVQSVYQSQGIDISDKHTEVIVRQMSSKCRIDDGGDTTMLPGELVEIYQVEQVNEAMAITGGAPAEYTPVLLGITKASLNTDSFISAASFQETTRVLTEAAIEGKSDWLRGLKENVIIGRLIPAGTGYNAYEESPAPELDPAYESAILDDDMVLQDVVLDDFTARSYDLEGNLSMLNDDEMIGGMSLEDGTPRGNGDFPGLGNGIGIDGIDDDLLIDDQTEAL, encoded by the coding sequence ATGGCTGAGCAAGGGGCACCTCAAACCTCTCTGACCTTTCGGAACCGGATTATCGACAAGAAGCAGCTCAAAAAGCTGATCTCTTGGTCGTTTACCCACTACGGCACCGCCCGCACGTCCCAGATGGCCGATCGCATCAAAGACTTGGGCTTTAAGTACGCCACCCGGGCTGGAGTCTCCATCAGCGTGGAAGATCTCCAGGTACCCCAGGAGAAAAAGGGCATGCTAGCTGCTGCCGAAGAGGACATTCGCATTACCGAAGAGCGGTATACTCGGGGCGAAATCACTGAAGTAGAGCGTCTCACTAAGGTAATCGACACCTGGAACGACACCAGCGAAGAGCTGAAAGACCAGGTGGTGAAGAACTTTAAGGAAAACAATCCTCTCAACTCGGTGTACATGATGGCCTTCTCGGGAGCCCGAGGAAACATCTCCCAGGTACGCCAACTGGTGGGCATGCGGGGTCTGATGGCGAACCCTCAAGGGGAAATCATCGACCTGCCCATTAAGACGAACTTTCGCGAGGGGCTGACCGTTACCGAGTACGTGATCTCCTCCTACGGGGCTCGTAAGGGTCTGGTAGATACGGCGCTGCGAACTGCCGACTCAGGCTATCTCACCCGCCGTCTGGTGGACGTTTCCCAAGATGTGATCATCCGGGAGCACGACTGCGGTACAACCCGCGGCATTCCCCTGCGCAGTATGACTGACGGTGAGCGGGTGCTGATTCCTTTGGAGAACCGTCTGCTGGGCCGGGTGGTCGCCGAAGATGTGCCGCATCCCAAAACCGGCGAGGTGCTGTTGGAGAAGGACCATCCTGTGTCTCCAGAGACGGCAGAAATGCTGGCTGAGGCTGGGGTTGAAGGCGTGGTGGTGCGATCGCCCCTCACCTGCGAAGCTACCCGCTCTGTGTGCCGCCTCTGCTACGGCTGGAGCCTAGCCCACTCTGAAATGGTTGACCTGGGCGAAGCCGTGGGCATCATTGCCGCTCAGTCCATCGGTGAGCCTGGTACCCAGATGACCATGCGCACCTTCCACACCGGCGGTACCTTTACCGGCGAAGTGGCTCCCCGCATCCGGGCCAGCAAGGATGGCACCGTAAAACTGCCTAAAAATCTGAAGACTCGCGCCTTCCGCACCCGCTACGGCGAAGATGCGTTGATGATCGAGTCGAATGCTGACGTAGTGATTGAGGGCAGCGGCAAGAATAAATCTGAATCGCTGCCCCAGGGCACAATTCTGTTTGTTGATGACGGTGAAACCGTACAAAAGGATCAGCTCTTAGCTGAGCTTCCCTCGGCGGGGCGCACGCGCAAGGTGACCGAGAAGGCTACCAAAGACGTGACCTCTGACCTGGCTGGGGAAGTGAAATTTGCCGGCCTAGTGCAGGAAGAAAAGACTGACCGTCAGGGCAACACCACTCGCTTAGCCCAGCGGGGTGGTCTGCTGTGGGTACTAGCCGGTGACGTCTACAACCTGCCTCCCAGTGCAGAGCCGGTGGTGCGCAACGGCGACTACGTCAACGCCGATGACACCCTAGCTGAAACCAAGCTCACCACTGAACGGGGTGGTTTGGTCCGTTTGCCCGAAGCCGACGACGAAAAAGGCACTCGCGAGGTTGAAATCATCACTGCCTCCGTCATGCTTGACCAAGCCCATGTACGCAAGGAGCAGGGTCAGGGTCGGGAGCACTACTTCATTGAGACCGCCCATGGTCAGCGGTTTTCTCTGATTGCCACGCCGGGGGCCAAGGTCACCAGCGGCCAGGTGATTGCTGAGCTCGAAGACGATCGCTTCCATACTCAAACTGGCGGCATCGTCAAGTTTGCCGGGGTCGATGTGGCCAAAAAAGGTAAGGGGAAGCAGGGCTATGAAGTCGTTCAGGGTGGTACCCTGCTGTGGATTCCTGAGGAGGCCCACGAGGTTAACAAAGACATTTCTCTGCTGATGGTAGAAGACGGCCAGTACCTGGAAGCCGGCACTGAGGTCGTTAAAGATATCTTCTGCCAAAACAGCGGCGTGGTCGAAGTCACCCAGAAGAACGACATTCTGCGCGAGATCTTGGTCAAACCCGGCGACATTCACATGGTGGATGCCCCCGAGGATGTGATGGATCGCGATGGCACCCTGGTCAACGCTGGGGAAGAGGTGATGCCGGGACTAGTGGCTGACGCCCTACGCTACATCGAGTATGTCGAGACTCCCGATGGCCCCGCCCTGCTGCTGCGCCCGGTGGAAGAATACGTGGTGCCCAACGAGCCCGCTGTACCCAGCCAAGATAGCGCCGCCGATGCCGCCGGTTCGATCAAACTGCGCGCCATCCAGCGGATTCCCTTTAAGGATGGAGAGCGGGTGAAGTCGGTGGTTGGAGTTGAGCTGTTGCGCACTCAGCTAGTCCTCGACATCGAAGACGAATCACCCCACGTCGTGGCCGATATTGAGCTGGTCCCCGACGACAGCGATGCTGACCTGATGCGACTGCAAATGGTGGTGCTCGAAACCCAAGTGATTCGCCGTGACGTAGTGGCTGACCAAACCCAGGGCAGCACCGTCACCCGTCTGCTGGTGGAAGATGGTCAGCAGATTGAGCCGGGCGCGGTTGTGGCCCGCACTGAGATTCGTTGTAAAGAGGCGGGTGAGGTGCGCGGTATTCGCGAAGGGCAAGAGGCGGTTCGCCGCGTGCTAGTCGTGCGAGAGTCTGACCGTATGAAGGTCGATCTCCAAGGCAAACAACCGACCGTGAAGGTGGGCGACCTGGTGGTGGCCGATACTGAATTGGCTCCTGGTCTGACCCACGAAGAGTCGGGCCAAGTCACCGCCATCGACGACGGCCAAATCTCTTTACGGCTGGCACGTCCCTACCGGGTGTCTACCGGTGCCGTACTGCACATTGAAGACGGTGACCTGGTACAACGGGGTGACAACCTGGTGCTGCTGGTGTTTGAGCGGGCTAAAACCGGCGACATCATCCAGGGTCTACCCCGAATTGAGGAACTACTGGAGGCCCGCAAACCTAAGGAGGCCTGTGTGTTGTCTGAGCGCCCCGGCAATGCCCAGGTGGTCTATAGCGATGACGAGACTGTAGAGGTCAAAATCATTGAAGACGATGGTGTGGTGACGGAATATCCGATTAGCCCCGGCCAAAATGTGATTGTCTCCGATGGCCAGCGGGTCAGCACTGCTGAGCACCTCACCGACGGCCCCGCCAACCCTCACCAGATCCTGGAGGTGTTCTTTAAGTACAACCTCAGCCTGGGCATGGGCATCCACGATGCGGCGCTTGGAGCTTTGCAGGAAGTGCAGTCGTTCTTGGTGAACGAGGTGCAGTCGGTGTACCAGTCCCAAGGCATCGACATTTCCGACAAGCACACCGAGGTGATTGTGCGGCAGATGTCGTCGAAGTGCCGAATTGACGACGGCGGCGACACCACCATGCTGCCCGGTGAGCTAGTGGAAATCTACCAGGTGGAGCAGGTCAACGAGGCCATGGCGATCACGGGTGGTGCCCCAGCGGAATACACGCCGGTGCTGCTAGGGATCACAAAAGCTTCGCTGAACACCGATAGCTTCATCTCTGCCGCTAGCTTCCAAGAAACCACCCGGGTGCTCACGGAAGCAGCGATCGAAGGCAAGTCGGACTGGCTGCGCGGCCTGAAGGAGAACGTCATCATTGGTCGTTTGATTCCGGCAGGGACGGGCTATAACGCCTACGAGGAGTCTCCGGCTCCGGAACTTGACCCGGCCTATGAGTCGGCCATTTTGGACGACGACATGGTGCTCCAGGACGTGGTGCTAGATGACTTCACCGCCCGCAGCTATGACTTAGAGGGCAACCTCAGCATGCTGAATGACGATGAGATGATCGGCGGCATGTCGTTGGAAGATGGCACTCCACGCGGCAACGGTGACTTCCCCGGCCTGGGGAATGGCATTGGCATCGATGGTATCGATGATGATCTCTTGATCGACGACCAAACCGAAGCCCTCTAG
- a CDS encoding fasciclin domain-containing protein, giving the protein MTPNTLRIALGLMLFGAAPAAITAFPQQAISDTYKPQAEQPAAVEEPTDAAQPGAMEEAADAEKPSAVEEPTDAEQPTAAEEPTDAEQPTAAEEPTDAEQPTASTEQSIAEIAAGNEDFEILTAAIEAAGLTEALSSNDLSITVFAPTDEAFEALPEGTLEELLLPENRDQLAQLLTYHVVDGEVRSTDLTSGEVDTLTGAPVTVTVGEESVTVNEANVVTADIEASNGVIHVIDTVLLPM; this is encoded by the coding sequence ATGACTCCGAACACTCTTCGCATCGCCCTAGGCCTAATGCTTTTTGGTGCCGCTCCTGCTGCTATCACCGCGTTTCCTCAGCAGGCTATCTCTGACACCTACAAGCCCCAAGCTGAGCAGCCTGCCGCCGTGGAAGAACCCACTGACGCTGCGCAGCCGGGCGCTATGGAAGAAGCCGCTGATGCTGAGAAGCCCAGCGCCGTGGAAGAGCCTACCGACGCTGAGCAGCCTACCGCTGCGGAAGAGCCCACTGATGCTGAGCAGCCTACTGCTGCGGAAGAGCCCACCGATGCTGAGCAGCCTACTGCTAGCACCGAGCAATCGATTGCTGAAATTGCCGCTGGCAACGAAGACTTTGAGATTCTAACCGCTGCGATTGAGGCCGCCGGTCTAACTGAGGCCCTGAGCAGCAACGATTTGTCTATTACTGTGTTTGCCCCCACTGACGAAGCTTTTGAAGCCCTACCTGAGGGGACTTTGGAGGAGCTCCTGCTGCCTGAAAATCGCGACCAGCTAGCGCAGCTGTTGACCTATCACGTGGTAGACGGCGAAGTTCGCTCCACGGATTTGACTTCTGGCGAAGTGGATACTTTGACCGGTGCCCCTGTAACAGTGACGGTGGGTGAAGAGTCTGTCACCGTCAATGAAGCCAACGTGGTAACGGCTGATATTGAAGCCAGCAATGGCGTCATCCACGTCATTGACACGGTGCTGCTGCCGATGTAG
- a CDS encoding Gfo/Idh/MocA family protein yields the protein MSPPPQPLNLAIFGLGRWGNHLLRNFLALPTARVVAIVDPDRQRLEELRDRFALGNTVACYDDWPQAMAHPGLEAVVIATPASTHYPMIQAALKAGLHVLSEKPLTLDSNRSAALCQLATTQQRQLMIDHTYLFHPAVQRGRELCQQIGPLRYGYAARTNLGPVRSDADVFWDLAIHDVSILNYWLGQSPLAVAAWGSVWLQTKTEAKLRDVGWLRLTYPNPIGSAPLEVMVHVSWANPDRQRRLALVGDRGTLVFDESPQAHPLTLYSGHFQSQEPPFVPSSLKAEAVAIAPLEPLQQMCAHFLDCVANNRPSPISAGPMATELVRLMEAIAIAAETGQQVDI from the coding sequence ATGAGTCCTCCTCCTCAGCCACTTAACCTCGCTATTTTTGGTCTGGGCCGCTGGGGCAACCACCTGTTGCGTAACTTTTTGGCCCTACCCACAGCGCGAGTGGTGGCAATAGTCGACCCTGATCGGCAGCGGTTAGAAGAGTTGCGCGATCGCTTCGCCCTAGGCAACACCGTAGCCTGCTACGACGACTGGCCCCAGGCCATGGCCCACCCAGGCTTAGAGGCCGTAGTGATTGCCACCCCGGCCAGCACCCACTACCCCATGATTCAGGCGGCACTCAAAGCCGGCTTGCATGTGCTGAGCGAAAAGCCCCTCACCTTAGACAGCAACCGCAGTGCTGCTCTTTGCCAGCTAGCCACTACCCAGCAGCGGCAGCTAATGATTGATCACACCTACCTATTTCACCCAGCGGTGCAGCGGGGTCGTGAGCTGTGCCAGCAAATTGGCCCCCTTCGTTACGGCTATGCCGCTCGCACCAATTTGGGGCCAGTGCGCTCCGATGCTGATGTGTTCTGGGATCTGGCCATCCACGACGTTTCCATCTTGAATTACTGGCTGGGGCAGAGCCCCTTGGCCGTCGCCGCTTGGGGGTCAGTGTGGCTGCAAACCAAGACGGAGGCCAAGCTAAGAGATGTGGGCTGGCTCCGGCTAACGTATCCCAACCCGATTGGGTCTGCCCCACTAGAGGTAATGGTTCATGTGAGCTGGGCCAACCCCGACCGGCAGCGGCGGCTGGCCCTAGTGGGCGATCGCGGTACTTTAGTCTTTGACGAGAGCCCCCAAGCCCACCCTCTGACCCTATATTCTGGGCACTTTCAGTCCCAGGAACCCCCGTTTGTCCCCAGTAGTCTCAAGGCCGAGGCTGTGGCGATCGCTCCCCTAGAGCCGCTGCAACAGATGTGCGCCCACTTTCTAGACTGCGTTGCCAACAATAGGCCCTCACCGATATCGGCAGGACCTATGGCCACTGAACTGGTGAGGCTTATGGAAGCGATCGCGATCGCCGCCGAAACAGGCCAGCAAGTAGATATCTAA
- the rnc gene encoding ribonuclease III, which translates to MTDLPPSRQRQLEQWVQKSALPTADATNWVRLDQALTHKSVDAANNYEQLELLGDAVLRLAATECLQENFPNASVGELSAVRSVLISDRTLAQLAQELDLAPYLTVASRMAVGPTHLADALEAVVAVLYLETQTLGPVRAWLDDSLLRLTAAVRQDPARQNYKVALQELTQAHSKTLPQYRTVEQRSVDGDPQRYASTVWFRETCWGSGHGPTKKQAEQAAAAAAYDRLRQTLTHESSSSAT; encoded by the coding sequence GTGACCGATCTCCCCCCATCTCGGCAGCGCCAGCTGGAGCAGTGGGTGCAAAAGTCTGCCCTACCTACCGCTGATGCTACTAACTGGGTGCGCCTCGACCAGGCTTTGACCCACAAATCGGTAGACGCAGCCAATAACTACGAACAGCTTGAGCTACTGGGAGATGCGGTGCTGCGACTGGCGGCGACGGAATGTTTGCAAGAAAATTTTCCTAACGCCTCGGTAGGAGAATTGTCGGCGGTGCGATCGGTGCTGATTAGCGATCGCACTCTGGCCCAGCTAGCCCAAGAGCTAGATTTAGCCCCCTACCTCACCGTTGCCTCTAGGATGGCAGTTGGCCCTACCCACCTAGCCGATGCCCTAGAGGCGGTAGTGGCCGTACTCTATTTAGAAACCCAAACTCTAGGGCCAGTGCGCGCCTGGCTAGACGACTCGCTGCTGCGGCTGACGGCCGCCGTGCGCCAAGACCCAGCCCGACAAAACTACAAAGTAGCCCTGCAAGAACTCACCCAGGCTCACAGCAAAACCCTACCTCAATACCGCACTGTAGAACAGCGATCGGTGGATGGCGACCCCCAACGCTATGCATCCACCGTGTGGTTTCGGGAAACCTGTTGGGGAAGCGGTCACGGCCCCACGAAAAAACAGGCTGAACAGGCCGCCGCCGCCGCTGCCTACGATCGCCTTCGCCAAACCCTCACCCATGAGTCCTCCTCCTCAGCCACTTAA